Part of the Lampris incognitus isolate fLamInc1 chromosome 1, fLamInc1.hap2, whole genome shotgun sequence genome is shown below.
acagcccaatgcttaacactgaccaacacagacacacacacacacacacacacacacacacacggcccaaTGCTTAACactaaccaacacacacacacacacaacacacaacacacacacggccCAATGCtgaacactaacacacacacacccacacacacacacacacacacacacatcccaatgCTGAACATCAACCATCATACACAGACCAAACAAACAATACAGAATTTACACTTTGGTAATAATAAATCAGACAAATGCAATTAAATCATTTCAAAATCACATTTTATTTCATAAATAGGCCCACAGATTAAGATTAATCCCTAGAAGTCAGTAGTTCAACGTTTTACAAGTCTAACCAAAGGTATTACTCCCAAAAACGAAATATTTTATGTTATTAAAAACTCCCTCAAATCAAAACCATGACAATGTACATATTATTAGCATTAAGAAATCAGCAATAGCAAATGGCTTTAAAGTTGATGTCATACAATTGATTTAAtccaaaagagaggaaaaaacgcCAAATTAGGCAtgaaaataaacattttaaacaAACAACAATAATCAGATCGGAGAATATTGTCCAAAAAAATCACGAAGAACGCTTTCATGCTATATTATTGTTACCTGAATAACACATTTTCCCTCCTAAAACCAAACTTACATACACTTTTCAGTCACCGGTGGCCTATCAATGCCTGATATCTACAATGAGCTTCACAGCTTGTTCTTTGAATCACTTCACTGTTTCTCTCCTCCATTATGGGCTGCACACGTCTCACCTTTGTTCTCTTCAAACATCTCATCCACCAGAAATATTTTCCTTatgggaaaaaacaacaaaaaacacaacacTTTCATCCCTCATCACGGGAGTGTCCTCTTAAATTCCTCCCccctttttacctttttttttttagctgtccCCATTCCCTGCATATTCTTTTTCGTCTCTTCATTCTTCTTCACTTTCTTCTCCATCCTCGGTTTTTGTAGCTTCCATGACTTCACCTGGGAGTATGTGGCACACCCTCTCACCTGCCTCTGACTCGCTCGCTCCCCCTTCTGTTTGTCTTTGATTTGTATTCATTGCTGAATAaggtttcccctctctctctggtccGCTTTGCACCGCTTCGTCCTGTCCTCTGAGATAAATCTGGTCTTCAGGTTCTGAGTTAGAGTCAGAGTCATTTGTGTATAAccatctctcatcttcctctcggTGGTGCATCTGGTCACCTGTCTCTGAATCAGACTCATAGACCTGCTCCGGTTCATTCCCCAGCTCCGAGAGACACACCCGGTTGGAGGTGGAATCTGTGTAACGTCCACTCGGTCCACATTCAGACTCATACACCTGGTCGtctggttggtgtgtgtgttcgcTCATCTCATGCTGGTACGCCTGTTTCTGCATCTCTTCCTCTCTATGCTTCTCTTCCTCCGTTTCTGGAATGAACCGCTGCTCACCTGCCGGTTCATTCTGGTACACCTCCGGGCTGTACGGGCTCCTCCTGTAGAGactctcctcatcctcctcctgacATGAGCTCCCTGGGACGCTCTCGCCGTCTGACTGCGAGAGACGGAGGCTGGGCAGACCCTGCGCCTTCTGGGAAAGGTCAAAGGGCTCCTCTTGGCTTAAGTGGGTCAGGAGACCCAAAGGGGTGGACAGACAAAGGCGGCCCCTTCTCCGAAACACTAGggtgggggagcgagagagatagatagatggatagagagagagagaaaggctgtCAGTTTAAATTAGCTCGGCGACAACAATTTTTACAGTGCAGAACAAGAGCAAGATGCTAGTCAACACTGTTCGATGAACATAGTTGgagacacacactcacttacgGAAAAACATGGAGGGagagtgtgacacacacacagaaagagacagagacagacagacatagagagacagaaagagagagggaaggagagagagagagagagagagagagagagagagagagagagagagagagagagagagagagagagagagagagagagagagagagagagagagagagagagagagagagagagaatattgacTTGTGTCCCTACATCTCTCATCCAGCCCTCTGTCCATGACGCCATGTTTGACTTTCATGTGTCTGGTGAGGTTGCCCTTCAGGGTGAACTTGCTGGGGCAGTAGAGGCATTTGAAGGGTTTGCTGTCCGAATGGAGATGCATGTGGCCCATGAGGTTGTGCATCCTGTTGAACTCCTTCCCGCAAAGCTGAAAACACAGAGGAGACGATATCAAAACATGTGctgggagagaagaggaatatcCCCCGACTACACCTTACATCTTACAGGAACTGTTCAACAAAAACTGCAATAACATCTGTCCGAGGTAGATTTGTTGACAGTCACGTGACCAAGTGAGTTGATAATCGGTCGAAACGCCATGCTGCACATTTTGCTAAACAAATCAGGATATTTGCAGTGGTACAACGACTGTGCTCATTGTTATTCTAGATGATTGAAATCAGATTCTTTGAAACACAGCAACATTCTCTTTTAGTAGTAAGCACTATATGCAGAAACAATAGGCCAGCACCAGTCTTTTATTCAACTTCCCGTTTCTGCCAAAAAAATATTTTGTGAGATGACTAATTCTCTCAGAATGCAAAGCTGTTGGGCAACACGTAATCATGAATGAATGTGTAGAcgcttacatacatacacacaccctccTGCAATCcttgttttttctctcttcctctttgtctctttttcctctccctctctccaactCACACAAACATGGTGACACACGTGCAtatgacagagagagcgagagagagcgcgagagagagaggaagccacATCCAGACAGAGCCAGGAGGAGAGCAGGGAAGGGCAACTCCTGCGCTGTCCTTCCtctgcattcttttttttttattagggtGGTCCTTTCCTTCAGGAGGAGAGAGGGACTGTAAACTGTCCAAGAGGACCGTGAGAAAACAGGAAGTTCCCTCCAGCAGCAGAGAAAGCGAGATGAAATCTATTTGCGGGCCCTGTTCTCCGGGGAGGCTGGGGGCCATTGTTAGAGAGGCAGTTTGTGCAGCGATATCCTTCCTATGGACAAGGAGGCTCCAACTGCCAAAAGCCTCTCTGCTATCTGGTCATCACCTCAGCCCTCCTACCACACACCAAGGTCACACAGACACTTCAAAACAGACCCTTTTGTAGTTACTACTCCAAAAAAATTGCAGGTTTTTGCATCCGTGTCACTCTTATTTGTATGCAACAAATTGTCCATTGCCAAGTGCAGGTTATAATGACGTAAATTTTACACTCTATGTGCTTCCAGCAGCGTTTATCTACTGCATGGTGTTACTAAAAATGAATGCATTTGTCATACAGGAAGCCCCGGTGGGACTTTAACCTCTGCCCCTGACAGTGTTGCTGAGGTGCTCCGGGAGCTCGCCAGGTTGACATTTGGTCATAGGAAATGGACCCACCTTGCATTTATAGGGTTTGATGTCGGAGTGGACTATCATGTGGGCTTTGAGAGTCTGTTTTTGGACGAAGCTTTTGAAGCACATGTGGCACTGGTAGGctctgatgttggtgtggatcAGCACATGGCGCTTCATGTTAGCCAGCAGCGTGAACTCACGACCGCAGATTCGACACTTATGCTCCTTCACCCcctgagagaaaaagagaaagcggGGGCAGCTAGGTGAAAGTGTTTCAGGAAAAAAAGACCGGTTGGTTTTAAAATACCTTAACTTACCAAAAATTGATCGGGTGTTGAGTGAAACACTTTTGAGAGGCAATCAAAACAATATATTTGGCAAGCGCCCAACCAAGTTTAAGTTATCCTCAACAGCTAAATATGTCCATCAGGACAAATATAGTTTTAGAGACAGTTGCCAAATTAATCCACCAGGTTACGCCAACATTTCTACCAGCACACAATATTTACCAAGTTGTTTGTCTCCTTCAACCTGATCGAGCCTACCTTATGGGTGAGTGTGTGCTGTTTCAGATGGTGTGACTGGATGAACTCCATCCCACACTCACTGCAGATGTATGGTCGGATGTCTTTATGTTTCATCATGTGGTTCTGCAGCTGACTAGGGTACTGGAAGGTTTTCTGGCATTCCCCGCACCTGTGGAAACAACATCACCTTTAAACGCTGCTTCTCTACAGGTGAGGAAAGAACTTGGCAGAGGACTAGCGGTTAGGAAATAAACTTCAATAAAGGGGGCTTGTTACTGGAAAGTTGCCGGTATCTGAAATGGTAAAATGTACTTTGAGAGAGTAAGCTAATGAACTACCGTTGGTGTGACCTTGAGAAAGGCACCTAACCCCTAAACTGTTCCTGTGGAGCTCCTGAGAACCCATAAGGAAATATTGTTGATTAAATCGGGCATCCCAtcgctgtgaatgtgtgtgaatgcagaTGATGGCATCATTGGGAAATAAGACGCATGTCAACAGTGATCTTTCGCTGgatgaagatgaaaaaaaaaacatgtcagatTACTACTTCATTGTAACTGATACAACAGACATTCTAGTTGTTTGATATTCATTACCAATATTACACAGTATTCAATATTTAGAATCACTTCACAAAAATGTTGTGCACTGTGAAGTTTGCATTTTATTCTCCTTTTCCTGCTGGATTTTAAGTGCTTTTACACTCCCATTATATTTTCCCACATTTGCTTTATCCAGCAAACTCAGTTGTTCTCTTTAATAATGCATCATTCACTCACTTAACGTAAAGTGAAGTCTTGACAAATTTTAACAACAGGGAAAGCAAAAGTACTTCTTGTGTGTTATAACGAGAATGAATGTTGATATGAAGGTAAGGAGAGGATTCGTTGACAAAGAGCAAACGGATGAATTtgacaaaatcaaaaatcaatggCAGCTCCTGACCCTCGCTGTCTAAACAGGGCTTCACATATGGGATACAGTATTCTGCTCACGCCTTGGTCATGCTTTGAGACCCTACATTCCTCCAGTGTTCACCTGTACAGGGTGGGACCTCGATGGGTGGTCAGGTGTCTCTTCAGCTGAGCCAGGGTTGGGAAATCAAGGCCACACTCCACGCACACGTTCTCCTGGCCTTTCTCGTGCTTCAGTTCATGGGCGCGGAGCTCACTGGGGTAAGCAAAGCCCCGTCCACACACACTACAGCTGGTGGAGTGGGGGAGCAAGAAGGGAGGAGATTTGCCGAAggggaacaaaaataaaaaataaaaaaaaataggaaggTAAAATTTGGAGAAAATGCAGAAAATGAAGAAAAGGAGAGGGAACACTTCTAATTGGTTGACCGTTTTTGAATAAACAGCATATTACAAAGAACATGCACATGGAAAACTTCAGAATTTCAATGGCTAAACAAAGCTGTTACCTGTACGGCTTCACGTCACTATGCTGCATCATATGTCTCTTCAGGTGGCTGGTCTGGGTGAAAGCTTTGTGGCACACCTGGCACTTGTGGGGGCGCATGCCCTGGTGGGTGAgcaggtgtgtgtgcaggtggcTCAGCTGCTTGAACAACTTCCCACACAGGTGGCATCCATGCGGCTTGATGCCACTGTGGCCCAGGATGTGTGTAACCAGGTTGTACTTGGAGGTGTAGGACTTCTCACACATGCGGCACTTCCACCGCTTCTGGTCGCCCCCAACATCGACATAGTAGCTGTCATCTACGTGGACGCTGACGCCCAGCTTCTCAGCGCTGGACACCCCACCTCGGGGTACCCCTTCAGGTCCGCGACGGCCGGGTTGGAGGGCTTGCCTGGGATAGAAAGCTCTAGGAGGCAGGTGCATGACAGGCCCGGGCATGAAAAAGGGGTACGGTAGCAGGCCGGGGTGAATGGGGGGAAAGTATGGGTGtggagggtggaggaggagaggggatggGGGCCATAAATTTGAAGGACTGAGAggctcctgtttcacctgcactgGCAGGTTCATACCTGGAGGGTCATGCCTGGACAAGGCTCTGTGATGCAGCCGCAGCCGGTTGAGCTCTATCATACCGGGTACGGGCTTCAGGGATGGGGAGGGAACGGAGCGAAGATGGGCAGAGAAGGGAAGATGGGAGAGTTCCACCGTCCGTTGACTGCTGCCATCCTCCACCTCTTCCGCTCCCCTGTCAGGAGATTCATTTCCTTCGGCATCCATTTTGATTGGAGTTCTTTTGCGTTTTTGGGATCCTTCCCTTGGGGTGTAACGCTCGCCATTGGGGCCACATGCGGGGAAGAGTACAGCAGGCCTGAAGGCACTGTAGCGTTCTCTGGAGGGTGATAACGTCAGGTATCCGGGAGGGGAGAGTTTTGAGGGCTTATGATAGAGTGGAGATGGATTCAGGTAAAGGCCGTGCTGAGGTGAAGGCTTTAACTCATGGCTGAGAGGAGAACTCCTCGCTGGTGTGAAACTCGTGTCTGTCTCCATCCGCTTCCTGAATTGGAAAGAAAATGAAGGGCATTAACACGAAATCTTTGGTCAGCCCGGGATTAATACATGCACTTGAATACATTATGGTGAAGGACTTTAACTATTATTTTGGTATTGTTTTGGTTTACCAAAGCATCAAAGCCCATAATCCTTCCTCAGCAGGATGGATAGTGTCATGCAGAGGCAAATTTTGGTCAAATTGTTTTCTTGCAGATCTGTGAAGGAACTTTCACTGGACCCACCCACTCCATTTAGACTTCTCTGTGTTCAACCTGAAACCTTTCACTTCTCCCATTCACATTGACCTGCTCTTTCCAACCTCCTCTCCTGAAATCAGGAAGTTAGCTGCAACATGTTCACCTCTACCGCCTGCACCCTTtcgcttctccctctctctgtctctgttctgtTCATCTTTTTACATACCCCGCTGAAGAGTATTTCCCCTTTTGCCTTACACTGACAATGTTTCATGATTGTTTGATTTGCTATTTTGTCATCTAGCCCGCAATCTGAATGAAAGGTTATATTTTGGCACATATGAAGCACAATACTCCTCTGTTGAGATGTCACAGTATAATTAATCATATCTTAACTGCAGCTGAACTATACATACTGAACTGAAGCGAGATGTTAGGCAGGCAAAGATGAAGGACAATAACAGAATGAAGGAGGTGATAATCGTACAGGGAACTGTCTTACTTCTCCATCAGTGAGGTCTGACCAATGTTTTAAACACCTATTCCTGCAAatgtctttgtgtctttgtgtgtgtgtacacacacacatacacacacacacacaaacagacacacacacagacacacacacacacacacatttttggaactttattgacagctgatgattgcttatggcatgaaacaggcttctactgtactatatatagatagatagtaaCTGATATTGACCACATCAGTTTGCAGAAGCTGTGAGCAGACGTCAAGTTTCGAGGTATAATGTTGTATTATTATGCTACATGAACAATATGTGAAAaggatgaagatgatgagggTAATGATTCAAATTTTAAGACAAGTGGAAGTTTAAATGAGGACAGTGAAGCTGCTGGAGAATGAATTAATTTGCATTACTTAATTCACATCAGCCTAATACACAATTCCATTTTGTAATTTCTGAGTATTTTTTGAATACACACAACAATGTCAATGGGCATGCCAAAGTTACATTTAATTAAAGGAGACACTCAGCAGATTTGTTTTAGATTAATTACGATGTGCAGAAAATATATGAGTTTTCATGCATGAACGTTTAAAATAACTTTGTGAACATCCAGTTACGCTCAACACACCTTACATCTTGCCCCTAATTTCCACTGTGTTTTTAGCTCTTTCATGCTGTAAATGTCATCGTCTTCCTTTTTGGGTCAGGTTTGTTTGTGATTCTCCCTCTCAGAAATTAACAACACTTTTAAATCCCCCTTCACCTCTTTCCACTGATCACGAAGGTACAATATGTAAAGCCCCCTGGCCCGTGTCCTGCTTTGCCATGCATTCCAAACAATCCATTACAACATAGGCACCCAAGAGAGGCCCCTCCTTACACTCATGGCAATCACTgccatgtaaatgtgtgtgtgtgtgtgtgtgtgtgtgtgtgtgtgtgtgtgtgtgtgtgtgtgtgtgtgtgtgtgtgtgtgcgtgtgtgcgtgcgcgcacacgcacatgtGTGCATCTTGTGGGATTGCAGCAAATGTTTGTGTGGTACTTACCAGCTcagtgtagcagagtgtgtgaTGCTTTGACGCTGTACTGGCCAGGGCGCTGCAACTGTTGGTGTACCTGCCTCTGCCTTCTCTCCCTGTGCTCCGTTCGCTGTGCACCTCTTCTGACAATGAACCGCCCGTCCGTGGACAGCATTTGAAGTGACTTAAGAAAGAGAACAGGAACAATCACTTTGTTCTCATTTTTCAGATGAGTACCTTcggagagaaggaaggaagggaggggagAGGAAGTCAACAAGCCTAGTGCCTTCCTGCAGAAAAATAAGGAAACACTAGATAGACATCTCCATTTCTCTATGAAAAAGGGATTTGCACAGCTCTTGGAAGAACTAGGGATGAATAGATTTGAACaattaacaaaaacaacaatgcaTTTTGACtatattataattataaagtGCTGTGCAATTATCATATGAGCTTTAGACTGTAAACACTCATATGCATTCTCATTTTTGTCTTTTCTAGCTCATAAGTAACAGCAAGTAACTGCAGATGCCAGCATGATTTCAAAATTTGAAAGATTTTTAATTATGTTAATTTTGAGAGGAAGGGTCCCCAAGCACATGAGACTAATAAACAGGCTACAGGTATTTGTCAATGATTTTTCAATGATTCagtgtctaccaaacattagtcaTTGTCTCTGCATAGCTCCATAATTTTGCTCATGATTTAAGCCTGTCCATTATTCCATTATCTGTGACATCAGTGAAATGTGAAGAGGAGTGAAGTCTACTTGGAAATAAAATAACCGAATGACAGACACGAAGAGCACACATTTTCTTAATATGAGTATTTTCCCT
Proteins encoded:
- the znf366 gene encoding zinc finger protein 366, whose protein sequence is METDTSFTPARSSPLSHELKPSPQHGLYLNPSPLYHKPSKLSPPGYLTLSPSRERYSAFRPAVLFPACGPNGERYTPREGSQKRKRTPIKMDAEGNESPDRGAEEVEDGSSQRTVELSHLPFSAHLRSVPSPSLKPVPGMIELNRLRLHHRALSRHDPPGMNLPVQVKQEPLSPSNLWPPSPLLLHPPHPYFPPIHPGLLPYPFFMPGPVMHLPPRAFYPRQALQPGRRGPEGVPRGGVSSAEKLGVSVHVDDSYYVDVGGDQKRWKCRMCEKSYTSKYNLVTHILGHSGIKPHGCHLCGKLFKQLSHLHTHLLTHQGMRPHKCQVCHKAFTQTSHLKRHMMQHSDVKPYSCSVCGRGFAYPSELRAHELKHEKGQENVCVECGLDFPTLAQLKRHLTTHRGPTLYRCGECQKTFQYPSQLQNHMMKHKDIRPYICSECGMEFIQSHHLKQHTLTHKGVKEHKCRICGREFTLLANMKRHVLIHTNIRAYQCHMCFKSFVQKQTLKAHMIVHSDIKPYKCKLCGKEFNRMHNLMGHMHLHSDSKPFKCLYCPSKFTLKGNLTRHMKVKHGVMDRGLDERLFRRRGRLCLSTPLGLLTHLSQEEPFDLSQKAQGLPSLRLSQSDGESVPGSSCQEEDEESLYRRSPYSPEVYQNEPAGEQRFIPETEEEKHREEEMQKQAYQHEMSEHTHQPDDQVYESECGPSGRYTDSTSNRVCLSELGNEPEQVYESDSETGDQMHHREEDERWLYTNDSDSNSEPEDQIYLRGQDEAVQSGPEREGKPYSAMNTNQRQTEGGASESEAGERVCHILPGEVMEATKTEDGEESEEE